The Pseudomonas sp. HR96 genome includes a region encoding these proteins:
- a CDS encoding DUF1654 domain-containing protein has protein sequence MAKKPTSPPPLTSYALLGMRLQRAINSPGAQRSKAALLECLPGDLDEDWNEVLEQLGETDNVTVAHRDDGHLQIFWTVPDDD, from the coding sequence ATGGCAAAGAAGCCCACCTCGCCACCTCCTTTAACAAGCTACGCCCTGTTGGGCATGCGCCTGCAGCGAGCCATCAACAGCCCTGGCGCGCAGCGCAGCAAAGCGGCTCTGCTGGAGTGCCTGCCGGGTGATCTGGACGAGGATTGGAACGAGGTGCTGGAGCAACTGGGGGAGACCGACAACGTCACGGTGGCGCACCGCGATGATGGACATCTGCAGATCTTCTGGACGGTGCCTGATGACGACTGA